A region of Nitrospirota bacterium DNA encodes the following proteins:
- a CDS encoding Crp/Fnr family transcriptional regulator: MSQESPSQNKLWYLKHIRLFDGLSQTEMQEMERITQMQAVKKRQPLYLPGDPSSNVYLLKQGRVKIASTAPSGKEVTFDILEPGEVFGELEVLEERPRETAAEALDDTLICVIRREDFDRYLRTHPDLSVKLTKLIGLRLRKIQSRVEDLVFRDVPARLAHLLLELSKTDGVPDGPHIRLGIKLTHQEMANLIGCSRETVSTTLGQFREQGLIRIEGRSITLLNPDHLTRLVSSR, translated from the coding sequence ATGTCTCAGGAATCTCCCTCACAGAACAAGCTCTGGTACCTCAAGCACATCCGCTTGTTCGACGGACTCAGCCAAACGGAGATGCAGGAAATGGAACGCATCACGCAGATGCAGGCGGTCAAGAAACGGCAGCCGCTCTACCTGCCGGGCGATCCCAGCAGCAACGTGTATCTCCTCAAACAGGGACGGGTCAAGATCGCGAGCACCGCGCCCAGCGGCAAAGAAGTGACGTTCGACATCCTGGAACCGGGCGAGGTGTTCGGGGAATTGGAAGTGCTCGAAGAGCGGCCGCGGGAGACGGCTGCGGAAGCGCTCGACGACACGCTCATTTGCGTCATCCGGCGCGAAGACTTCGACCGCTACCTGCGGACCCATCCCGATTTGTCCGTGAAGCTCACCAAGCTCATCGGGCTGCGGCTCCGCAAAATTCAAAGCCGCGTGGAAGACCTCGTCTTCCGCGACGTGCCAGCCCGTCTGGCCCACCTCCTGCTCGAACTCAGCAAGACCGACGGCGTGCCGGACGGGCCCCACATCCGCCTCGGGATCAAGCTCACTCACCAGGAAATGGCCAACCTCATCGGCTGCAGCCGGGAAACGGTCAGCACGACGCTGGGCCAGTTCCGCGAACAGGGCCTGATCCGGATCGAAGGCCGCTCGATCACCCTCCTCAATCCCGACCACCTGACTCGGCTCGTGTCGTCCCGGTAG
- a CDS encoding DUF3179 domain-containing protein, with amino-acid sequence MASRRTGLSGWGWAAIALAGAVLLAVAWLGLGQRPATAFDLSRHSVPLDQIVDGGPGKDGIPALLSPTFILAAGAWFLKDEDRVLGLSVDAEAKAYPVKILNWHELVNDTIGGKPVVVTYCPLCGTGLAFDARVNGRRFTFGVSGLLYQSDLLMYDHQTESLWSQIAMQAVAGPLTGTKLTPLFLEHTTWGEWRRAHPDTLVLSVNTGYVRDYERDPYLGYADRRDLMFDTTYFDPSYHPKEWVLGVEIDGVAKAYPFAELKNIATPLVDQVGGRRITVHFNARARSAFVTAADGNPAPSLMAYWFAWYAFHPNTQVFKAR; translated from the coding sequence ATGGCAAGCCGACGAACCGGACTGTCGGGATGGGGCTGGGCGGCGATCGCCTTGGCTGGCGCAGTCCTGCTCGCGGTCGCCTGGCTCGGCCTCGGGCAGCGGCCGGCGACCGCATTCGACCTCTCCCGGCACAGCGTCCCGTTGGATCAGATCGTGGACGGCGGGCCGGGCAAAGACGGCATTCCGGCCCTGCTGTCCCCGACATTCATCCTCGCCGCGGGAGCCTGGTTCCTGAAAGACGAGGATCGCGTGCTGGGCCTGAGCGTGGACGCGGAGGCCAAAGCCTATCCCGTCAAGATTCTCAACTGGCACGAGTTGGTCAACGATACGATCGGCGGAAAGCCGGTGGTGGTCACCTATTGCCCGCTGTGCGGCACCGGCCTCGCGTTCGATGCACGCGTCAACGGCCGGCGCTTCACGTTCGGCGTCAGCGGCCTGCTGTATCAGAGCGATCTGCTGATGTACGACCACCAGACGGAGAGCCTGTGGTCCCAGATCGCCATGCAGGCGGTGGCCGGCCCGCTGACCGGAACCAAGCTCACCCCTCTTTTCTTGGAGCATACGACCTGGGGCGAATGGCGCCGCGCCCACCCCGACACGCTCGTGTTGTCGGTCAATACCGGTTACGTCCGTGATTACGAGCGCGATCCCTACTTGGGCTATGCGGACCGGCGGGACCTGATGTTCGACACGACGTATTTCGATCCGAGCTACCATCCGAAGGAATGGGTCCTCGGGGTCGAAATCGACGGCGTCGCCAAAGCCTATCCGTTCGCGGAACTGAAGAATATAGCGACGCCGCTTGTCGACCAGGTCGGCGGGCGACGCATCACCGTCCATTTCAATGCCCGCGCGCGGAGCGCCTTTGTCACCGCCGCCGACGGCAATCCGGCGCCTTCCCTTATGGCGTACTGGTTCGCCTGGTATGCTTTTCACCCGAACACGCAGGTGTTCAAGGCACGCTGA